CTGATGTCTGGCACGACCATGGGGAGCGTTGCCGGGAAGGACGTATTGGGGGGGAGCGTTGCCGGGGTGGCGGGACGGATCCACTGGGCAATGACCGAGTAGAGCTGTCCGGGATGAATGGGTTTGGCAATATGGGCATTCATGCCGGCGTCCAGACATTTTTGTTGCTCTTCCGGCATGGTGTGGGCCGTCATGGCGATGATGGGCAGTGTGCCGAAGCGGGCATCGGCCCGGAGATGGCGCGTGGCTGAGAATCCGTCCATGACCGGCATCTGGATGTCCATCAGGACACCGTCATAGGGCGTGTTTTGTATCTTGTCGATGGCTTCGGCACCATGCCGGGCATGATCCACCAGGATGCCCACCCGTTCCAACAACTCCTGTGCCACTTGCCGGTTGAAATCATTGTCCTCCACCAGCAGAATGCGGATGGTGCCGATCTGTTGCCGGAACTCGGCCTCGGTGACCAGGATTTGGGACATGTGTTGTTTTTGTAAAGGTTGCTCTCCGAAAATGGTCAAGATGGCATCCAGCAACCGGAAACGGGAGACCGGTTTTTCGAGCAGGGCATCGATGTGAAGATTGAGCGAACGTGCGTGTGCGGCGGCTTTTTCCTGGCTGCACACGCTGAGCAGAATGGATTTGGGCGTGTGGATTGAGGCGGTTTGGGTCTTGAACAGCGTCTGAATGTTTTGGAGTGTGGCCATGCCATCCATCTCCGGCATGATCCAGTCCAGGATGATCAGGTCAAAGGTGGGGACTTCGGCAGGGGTGGATTTCAGGATGGTCAGGGCGGCAGCACCAGAAGCGACCGCATCTGCCGTGAAACCACAAGCGGTCACATGGTTCAGAATGGCTGTGCGGGCCAGGGGGTGGTCATCGACGATCAAAATGTGCAATCGTCGCACGGACTCTGGAAGTTGAATGGGCTTTGGCGGTGACGCCGATTGGCAGGCCATGGGAATGCAGAAGGAAAAAACACTGCCCTTGCCTGGTTCGCTTGTGGCCCATATGCGGCCTGCCATCATGTCCACGAGTCGTTTACTGATGGAGAGTCCCAAACCGGTCCCCCCATATTTTCGGGTGGTGGAACCATCGGCCTGGACGAATGGTTCGAACAGATGTGGCAGTATTTCGGGGTCGATGCCGATGCCGGTGTCGGTTATGGTGAATGTCCATTCTGGCGGAGTCGGGACGTTGAGAGGGGTTTGGCGTGCGGCCATGTCGGCAACCGGCATGTTTTGACGGCTCTGGACTGCGACGGTGATGGAACCTCGTTCCGTAAACTTGATGGCATTCCGGATCAGGTTGATCAGGATTTGTTTCAGGCGCAGGGGATCTCCCAGGATCACCGGGCATGCATCCGGGGGGGTGGCAAGGATCAATTCAAGTTCTTTGGCCGTGGCGAGCTGGTTGAACAGCTCTGCCAAATGATCGAACAGATCATGCAGGTCAAACGGTACCTGTTCCAGTTGCATCCGCCCGGCCTCGATACGGGAAAAATCCAGGATGTCGTTGATGATGGACAACAGGGTGTGGGAGGCGGTTTCGATCCTGCTCAGGTATTGGTAGAGTTTTGGGGGTGGATCTGTCCGCAGGGCCAGGCTGGTCAGGCCGATGATGGCATTCATGGGGGTGCGGATTTCATGGCTCATGTTGGCGATGAAATCGCTTTTGGCCCGGGAGGCCGATTCGGCGATTTTCAGGGAATCTTCCATGATGGCCATGGCCTGTTTGCGCTCGGTGATGTCGTGCAACACGGCGGTGAACAGGGTTTTGTTGCGGATGCGAATGGGGGTGATGGCCACATGCAGGGAGATCACGCTGCCGTCGGCGCACAGACCCGGCAGCTCCACCCACCCGTTCATGGCGGCGCGCCCGGTGCGATTGTAGCGTTCGACACCGGCCCGGTGTCGCTCGCGATATTCGGGCGGAATGATGAAGTCCGTCAAATCCTGGCCGAGCATTTTATTTTGAGTATAACCGAACATTTGCTCGGCAGCCGGGTTGAATTCGATGACCCGCTGGTTGTGGTCCATGATGATGATGGCATCGCGGGCGGCGGCCAGCACGGTGCGCAGAAACGTCTCCCGTTCCACGAGCCGGGCATTGGTTTCGGCCATCTGGAGGGTGTTCTGGCGCAGATTTTCCGCCATCCGATGCCGGGTGATGATCCCGGACAGGGTATTGGCGATGGCGTGCAGGAAATCCTCATCATCGTGTGTGCGGAGATGGTCCGCATCCACGTACAGATTCAGGACGCCCAGGACCTGTTCGTCAGCCAGGATCGGGATGCAATAGTGGGCATGTGGTGCTTCATGGGAAGGCGTGTTTTCCGGATGGTCGGAAAACAACATGATTTTGCTTTGCACGGCACGCTTGCAGAGGCACAGGTCGGCGGGCTGGAAGTCGCAATCATTGACCGACAACTTTTCGGAGAAACCGACCTGAGCCATGAGCTGCAACTGTTCTGTCTCTTCCTCTTCCCCTGCCCGGTCCCCGATCAAAAACACGCACCCTTTCTTCTGGTTGCCGAACCAGGAGGCGGATACGATGTGGCTCAAGGCCTGTTCCAGGATGCGGGGCAGGGGCAGGGTATCCAGGGCGGCCTGCAATATTTGATTGTTGACCTGCAATATGCGCAGCAGATGATCCCGTTGCTGCTCGATCAGCATGCGGTGCGTGATATCCTTGGCAACACAGACAATGGCTGACGCTTCTTCGTTTCTGTCCGGCAAGACGGTACCGGAGAGCAAGACCGTGATTTTTTGTGCGTCACGGGTGCGCAGGGCTGTTTCGAAATTGTGCAGGCCGGGGTGACGCATGGCGATTTGCCGGATCCTGGCAAAGACGGACTCTTCCTGGTTCGCGAAAAACAATGGCTCAATTGACTGGTTGACCAGATCGTTTTCTGCACAGTGCAACAAGTCACAGGCGGCCCGGTTGACCCGCTGAATGATGCCTGTGCCGGAAACAACCAGCAGGGGGTCGCCCATGGAAGCGATGATGCTGTCGGTATAATCCTTGGCTTCGTTCAGGCTGTGCAGGGTCTGCTGGCGTTCCAGGATGGACCTTTGTGTCTGAAATACGTAGAGTGAAATCAACAGCGTGATCAACAAGCCGCTGCCCAGGAACAGCCGTGGATAGATCTGGAATACCCCTTTTTTGATGAAATCCGGATTCGGATAGGCTGTGAACAACCAGGTCCGGTCGGCGACCGGGAGTTTTTTATGAAAATTCCATGTCAGTTCGACCTGTCGATCATGCAGGGCACCGCTTTTCTCGGCATGATATGGCCATGTGCCATGGTGCGAGAGGAGTGGGTGCAGGTTGATATCGGTCGTGTCACGCAATTGGAAATCGATGCCTTTGACGGATGAATCATGCATGGTCAAGGCAACCAGGGTGTCGATCCGGAATACGGCCACAGAGATACCCAGGAAATTATCACGGTTTTTTGGCGTGGCATCCATTTGCTTGTCATGGCGATAGGCAGGGATGAAAAACAGAAAAACGGGCTTCCTGCCCTCGTTCAGGCGTGGCATGCCGGACAGAATGCCGGTCGGATTGCCGGAGGCGATGGCATTGTCGATGGCGGCCCGGAAGTCGGGGCGAGAAGCCATGTCATAACCATGGAGGGTTTGTCTGCCCGTGACTGGTCCGACATGCAGGATGGGAAAATAGGTATCTCTTGGGGCAGCCGGAACGAATTTGTCCTGGTCGGTCTCTTCCGCGATTTTGTAATGCGGAATATGAGTGGCAGCCGAGAGTTCATGATCCGTGCGTTCATGCCGGGAAATTCTGGGCAGCCACAATACATATTGCAATCCGGCATGTTCTTCGAACTGCTTGGGCAACCATGTTTCCAGATTTTTCTGGGAAAAAGGTTCGGGTCTGGTAAAAAAATCATCGATTTCCCAGATGAAATGCACCACCAGGCCGATATTGTTTTCGATGCTTTGGAATTGCAATTGTGCTGACAGTTGAAACTCTTCGAACCTGTTTTTCAGCCGGTTGGTTTCCAAAACCTGGAAAGTCAACCAGGAAAGGATGACGCCGGCAACGACTACCAGCCAGACTACCGGATGGCGTCTGGCAGTGGCCACCACGAGTGGCAAGGGGTTGATCATCATGCTTTCCAATTTGGTTCCGGGTGTTGTATACATGTCGGGTCGGTGTCATCGACGTGTCGAAGCGAGATGATGACGTTTTTTCGACAGGGTGTTTTTTATATCAAATTCCAGAGTGTTGTGTCCATCCCACCGTGAACAATCCGTCCATGTCGATCAGGGCTTCGGGCCAGGTTCCAGTTCTGAGATTTTTGTGGGGCTTTTTTTCCCTTGCCGGTTTTTCGGTGCCGATTTTTGTGCGCCTTTCTCTTGTATTGTCTGTCATTTATTTTCCAGCATCGGTATGGAGTGCGGAAGCGTTGCCGGTCACGGTGCGGCCTTTGGCTGAATTGGTGGTTCATTTGTCCGGGGAGGCCCCGGCTGAGGTGGTGGCCGTCCGGGACAGCCATCTGGCGGCGGAGGTGGCCGGACGGATTCGCGATGTTCTGGTGCAGGTGGGGGATCAGGTGGCTGCCGGGGATCTTCTGGTGGTCCAGGATGATCGATTGCCGAGATTGCGGGCGAGCGAGGCGGAAGGGGGCCTGCGGGAGTTGCAGGCCAATCGGGAGCTGGCCGTCCGCCAGGTGACCCGTGCCCGGACCCTGCGGGAAAAAGGCCAGGCCGCCCTGGAACAATTGGAACGACGGGAAACGGAACTGGCAGTCCTGGAAGCCGGCATCCGCCGCCAGGAGGCGGCTTTGGCGGCGTTGCGGTTGCAGGTGGAACAGTGTCGGATCACGGCCCCGTTTGCCGGTCAGGTGGTGAACCGCGCTGCCCAACCCGGCATGTGGGCGGGGCCGGGAACGCCTCTGCTCCGTCTTGTGGATACCAAAGAAACCCGTGTATCGGCCCAGATGGCAGCCGGGCAGGCCGAACAAATGGACAAGGTTTCCGGCTGGCTTTTTGTGCTGGGTGGCCAACAGATGCCTGTGACACTCCAGGCGTTGCTGCGGGTCGCTTCGGCGACGGCCCGAACCCGGGAGGCCCGTTTCCTGTTCACCGGTGCGTCGCCATCCGTGGGAAGTTCCGGACGCCTGGTGTGGAAGGATGCCCGTCCGCATTTGCCGGCCTGGCTGCTGGTGCGGCGGGGAGAAAAGCTGGGCATGTTTCTGGTCCAAGACAACAAAGGAATGTTTCATGTGCTGCCGGAGGCACAGGAGGGGCGACCGGTGCTTCTGGATGCCGGGTTGCAGATACCCGCAACAGCCATGGTGGTCATCAAGGGCCGTGAAACCCTGACCGATGGTCAGGCAGTCCGGATCAGCAAGGATGCG
Above is a window of Magnetococcales bacterium DNA encoding:
- a CDS encoding response regulator, whose translation is MMINPLPLVVATARRHPVVWLVVVAGVILSWLTFQVLETNRLKNRFEEFQLSAQLQFQSIENNIGLVVHFIWEIDDFFTRPEPFSQKNLETWLPKQFEEHAGLQYVLWLPRISRHERTDHELSAATHIPHYKIAEETDQDKFVPAAPRDTYFPILHVGPVTGRQTLHGYDMASRPDFRAAIDNAIASGNPTGILSGMPRLNEGRKPVFLFFIPAYRHDKQMDATPKNRDNFLGISVAVFRIDTLVALTMHDSSVKGIDFQLRDTTDINLHPLLSHHGTWPYHAEKSGALHDRQVELTWNFHKKLPVADRTWLFTAYPNPDFIKKGVFQIYPRLFLGSGLLITLLISLYVFQTQRSILERQQTLHSLNEAKDYTDSIIASMGDPLLVVSGTGIIQRVNRAACDLLHCAENDLVNQSIEPLFFANQEESVFARIRQIAMRHPGLHNFETALRTRDAQKITVLLSGTVLPDRNEEASAIVCVAKDITHRMLIEQQRDHLLRILQVNNQILQAALDTLPLPRILEQALSHIVSASWFGNQKKGCVFLIGDRAGEEEETEQLQLMAQVGFSEKLSVNDCDFQPADLCLCKRAVQSKIMLFSDHPENTPSHEAPHAHYCIPILADEQVLGVLNLYVDADHLRTHDDEDFLHAIANTLSGIITRHRMAENLRQNTLQMAETNARLVERETFLRTVLAAARDAIIIMDHNQRVIEFNPAAEQMFGYTQNKMLGQDLTDFIIPPEYRERHRAGVERYNRTGRAAMNGWVELPGLCADGSVISLHVAITPIRIRNKTLFTAVLHDITERKQAMAIMEDSLKIAESASRAKSDFIANMSHEIRTPMNAIIGLTSLALRTDPPPKLYQYLSRIETASHTLLSIINDILDFSRIEAGRMQLEQVPFDLHDLFDHLAELFNQLATAKELELILATPPDACPVILGDPLRLKQILINLIRNAIKFTERGSITVAVQSRQNMPVADMAARQTPLNVPTPPEWTFTITDTGIGIDPEILPHLFEPFVQADGSTTRKYGGTGLGLSISKRLVDMMAGRIWATSEPGKGSVFSFCIPMACQSASPPKPIQLPESVRRLHILIVDDHPLARTAILNHVTACGFTADAVASGAAALTILKSTPAEVPTFDLIILDWIMPEMDGMATLQNIQTLFKTQTASIHTPKSILLSVCSQEKAAAHARSLNLHIDALLEKPVSRFRLLDAILTIFGEQPLQKQHMSQILVTEAEFRQQIGTIRILLVEDNDFNRQVAQELLERVGILVDHARHGAEAIDKIQNTPYDGVLMDIQMPVMDGFSATRHLRADARFGTLPIIAMTAHTMPEEQQKCLDAGMNAHIAKPIHPGQLYSVIAQWIRPATPATLPPNTSFPATLPMVVPDISQDESSAELPDVPGVDLSAGLERMGHNLPVYLRLLIRFRDDYANTGSRLQSALEQGDSAAVRQLAHTLKGVAGNIGANDLHQAATDLEAAFKQNDIQKQIRAREHFDQTMATLLQALAVVQPVSEPLTKAPPETSRATVDPTRILTLLTELATLLLRNSFETSTVRNSLRQYLQETPASPLFLELEKHLSRYDFEGAMQKLDQIALILNVSLQKE
- a CDS encoding efflux RND transporter periplasmic adaptor subunit, producing the protein MRLSLVLSVIYFPASVWSAEALPVTVRPLAELVVHLSGEAPAEVVAVRDSHLAAEVAGRIRDVLVQVGDQVAAGDLLVVQDDRLPRLRASEAEGGLRELQANRELAVRQVTRARTLREKGQAALEQLERRETELAVLEAGIRRQEAALAALRLQVEQCRITAPFAGQVVNRAAQPGMWAGPGTPLLRLVDTKETRVSAQMAAGQAEQMDKVSGWLFVLGGQQMPVTLQALLRVASATARTREARFLFTGASPSVGSSGRLVWKDARPHLPAWLLVRRGEKLGMFLVQDNKGMFHVLPEAQEGRPVLLDAGLQIPATAMVVIKGRETLTDGQAVRISKDAVE